The following proteins come from a genomic window of Platichthys flesus chromosome 1, fPlaFle2.1, whole genome shotgun sequence:
- the tm2d3 gene encoding TM2 domain-containing protein 3 isoform X1, translating into MATICQTWRPDRGRCFKTCGIMTLLVLDLVLQCVNGYLSSPHVGQEPPYTRDAQHGPVITSPLVPAASSVSPSDEENYTSNCPSGGLCSRLPDDCIQCNYQYNCTYGKPASFTCKPKKGIHCIGESGQQQTNFSLSIICQFCWQLDPSQYRCSNSTNCMTVSCPRKRYNATCDVLDHVHCLGKRRFLKRLFCDWTGGYKWSTALALSITLGGFGADRFYLGQWREGLGKLFSFGGLGIWTLIDVLLIGVGYVGPADGSLYI; encoded by the exons ATGGCTACGATCTGTCAAACATGGAGACCGGACCGAGGACGATGCTTCAAAACCTGCGGGATTATGACTCTGTTGGTCCTGGACCTGGTCTTACAGTGTGTGAACG GATACCTGAGCTCCCCTCATGTTGGCCAGGAGCCCCCTTACACCAGAGATGCCCAGCATGGTCCTGTCATCACCAGCCCACTGGTCCCTGCTGCATCttcag TGTCTCCTTCTGATGAAGAGAACTACACCTCCAACTGTCCAAGTGGGGGTTTGTGTAGTCGCCTGCCAGATGATTGCATTCAGTGCAATTACCAGTACAACTGCACCTATGGGAAACCAGCCTCATTCACTTGTAAACCCAAGAAAGGGATTCACTGTATA GGAGAGTCAGGACAGCAGCAAACCAacttctccctctccatcatCTGTCAGTTCTGCTGGCAGCTGGATCCGTCCCAGTATCGCTGCTCAAACTCCACCAACTGTATGACAGTGTCCTGCCCACGCAAGCGCTACAATGCCACGTGTGACGTGTTAGACCACGTACATTGTTTAG GTAAAAGGCGTTTCCTGAAACGTTTATTTTGTGACTGGACTGGAGGATATAAATGGTCCACAGCCTTAGCACTCAG CATCACACTTGGCGGTTTTGGGGCAGACCGATTTTATCTGGGCCAGTGGAGAGAGGGTCTGGGCAAACTGTTCAGCTTCGGAGGCCTGGGTATTTGGACTTTGATCGATGTTCTTCTGATTGGGGTTGGTTATGTAGGACCCGCTGACGGTTCTCTCTACATCTGA
- the tm2d3 gene encoding TM2 domain-containing protein 3 isoform X2 produces the protein MATICQTWRPDRGRCFKTCGIMTLLVLDLVLQCVNVSPSDEENYTSNCPSGGLCSRLPDDCIQCNYQYNCTYGKPASFTCKPKKGIHCIGESGQQQTNFSLSIICQFCWQLDPSQYRCSNSTNCMTVSCPRKRYNATCDVLDHVHCLGKRRFLKRLFCDWTGGYKWSTALALSITLGGFGADRFYLGQWREGLGKLFSFGGLGIWTLIDVLLIGVGYVGPADGSLYI, from the exons ATGGCTACGATCTGTCAAACATGGAGACCGGACCGAGGACGATGCTTCAAAACCTGCGGGATTATGACTCTGTTGGTCCTGGACCTGGTCTTACAGTGTGTGAACG TGTCTCCTTCTGATGAAGAGAACTACACCTCCAACTGTCCAAGTGGGGGTTTGTGTAGTCGCCTGCCAGATGATTGCATTCAGTGCAATTACCAGTACAACTGCACCTATGGGAAACCAGCCTCATTCACTTGTAAACCCAAGAAAGGGATTCACTGTATA GGAGAGTCAGGACAGCAGCAAACCAacttctccctctccatcatCTGTCAGTTCTGCTGGCAGCTGGATCCGTCCCAGTATCGCTGCTCAAACTCCACCAACTGTATGACAGTGTCCTGCCCACGCAAGCGCTACAATGCCACGTGTGACGTGTTAGACCACGTACATTGTTTAG GTAAAAGGCGTTTCCTGAAACGTTTATTTTGTGACTGGACTGGAGGATATAAATGGTCCACAGCCTTAGCACTCAG CATCACACTTGGCGGTTTTGGGGCAGACCGATTTTATCTGGGCCAGTGGAGAGAGGGTCTGGGCAAACTGTTCAGCTTCGGAGGCCTGGGTATTTGGACTTTGATCGATGTTCTTCTGATTGGGGTTGGTTATGTAGGACCCGCTGACGGTTCTCTCTACATCTGA
- the tars3 gene encoding threonine--tRNA ligase 1, cytoplasmic codes for MAACLAERLTAQEEQIQLLNRDISTLRDGLCQGLAATGVEVVSPELETLRAENEKLKYRLLHLRRGLQAELELEGAQGRRQQAANGGTVPAKNTRKDPQTNNRAEHKAAAPDTKSGEKNKKEKKQGDGGTKELKPWPGYVAERLSLYEQLKRESDALLAKKAADSKPITVELPDGRKVAGKAWITTPYQCACDISQGLADNAVISRVNGELWDLDRPLERDCSLEILRFDNDDAQAVYWHSSAHILGEAMEHFYGGCLCYGPPIENGFYYDMFLDGQKGVSSTEFGDLETMCKAVVKEKQPFERLEISKETLLNMFKYNKFKCRILNEKVTTPTTTVYRCGPLIDLCRGPHVRHTGKIKAMKIYKNSSTYWEGRSDMETLQRIYGISFPDSKMLKEWERFQEEAKNRDHRKIGKDQELFFFHDLSPGSCFFMPRGAYIYNTLIEFIKDEYWRRGFQEVASPNIYNSKLWETSGHWQHYSENMFSFPVEDDVFALKPMNCPGHCLMYSHRPRSWRELPLRLADLGVLHRNELSGTLTGLTRVRRFQQDDAHIFCTMDQIETEMKGCLDFLRCVYDVFGFSFQLHLSTRPEKYLGDIAVWNQAEKQLENSLNEFGEPWKLNPGDGAFYGPKIDIKIKDAIGRYHQCATIQLDFQLPIRFNLTFVGKDGDDRARPVIIHRAILGSVERMIAILTENYAGKWPLWLSPRQVMLVPVNPSCEDYAKRVCKHFTEAGFMAEADLDSSCLLNKKIRNAQLAQYNFILVVGEKEKMTNNVNVRTRDNKVHGELSVAEVLARLTMLKQSRCRNAEEEF; via the exons ATGGCAGCGTGCCTGGCTGAACGTCTGACCGCACAGGAGGAGCAGATTCAGCTCCTCAACCGGGATATATCCACTCTTCGGGATGGACTGTGCCAAGGTCTGGCCGCCACCGGTGTCGAGGTGGTCTCCCCGGAGCTGGAGACCCTGCGGGCCGAGAACGAGAAGCTCAAGTACCGGCTGCTGCACCTCCGCCGGGGTCTGCAggcggagctggagctggagggggCGCAGGGCAGGAGACAGCAAGCTGCCAATGGGGGCACAGTTCCGGCGAAAAACACCCGCAAAGACCCGCAGACAAACAACCGAGCTGAGCACAAG GCTGCAGCTCCTGATACCAAATCAGGTGAGAAGaacaagaaggagaagaaacaagGAGATGGAGGCACAAAGGAG CTGAAGCCCTGGCCTGGATATGTTGCGGAGCGTCTCAGCCTCTATGAGCAGCTGAAGAGGGAGAGCGATGCCCTGCTGGCAAAGAAAGCCGCAGACAGCAAGCCCATCACCGTGGAGCTGCCAGACGGACGGAAGGTGGCCGGCAAGGCTTGGATCACCACACCGTACCAGTGTGCCTGTGATATCAG CCAGGGCCTGGCAGACAATGCTGTGATTTCCCGGGTGAACGGGGAGCTCTGGGACCTGGACAGACCTCTCGAGCGGGACTGCTCTCTTGAGATTTTGCGCTTTGACAACGACGATGCTCAGGCT GTTTATTGGCACTCCAGTGCTCACATCCTGGGGGAGGCAATGGAGCATTTTTATGGAGGTTGTTTATGTTATGGACCCCCGATCGAGAATGGCTTCTACTATGATATGTTCCTGGATGGACAGAA GGGAGTGTCCAGCACAGAGTTTGGCGACCTGGAGACTATGTGTAAGGCTGTGGTGAAGGAAAAACAGCCCTTTGAGCGGCTGGAGATCAGCAAGGAGACACTGCTCAACATGTTTAAG TACAATAAATTCAAGTGCCGCATTCTGAATGAGAAAGTCACCACCCCCACAACTACAGTCTACAG ATGTGGGCCCTTGATTGACCTGTGCAGAGGTCCCCATGTCCGGCACACAGGCAAGATCAAGGCCATGAAGATCTACAAG AACTCCAGCACCTACTGGGAAGGCCGCTCCGATATGGAAACACTCCAGAGGATCTATGGGATTTCTTTCCCTGACTCCAAGATGCTGAAGGAGTGGGAGCGCTTTCAGGAGGAGGCCAAGAATAGAGACCATCGCAAGATTGGCAAA GATCAGGAGCTGTTCTTCTTCCATGATCTCAGCCCTGGCAGCTGTTTCTTCATGCCGCGCGGGGCCTACATCTACAACACGCTCATCGAGTTCATCAAG GATGAGTACTGGAGAAGGGGCTTTCAGGAAGTAGCCTCCCCCAACATCTACAACAGTAAACTGTGGGAGACGTCTGGCCACTGGCAGCACTACAGCGAAAACATGTTCTCCTTCCCTGTGGAAGATGACGTCTTTGCTCTCAAGCCGATGAACTGCCCCGGGCACTG TCTGATGTACAGCCACAGGCCTCGCTCGTGGAGGGAGCTTCCTCTGAGGCTGGCAGACCTTGGGGTCCTCCACAGGAACGAACTGTCAGGAACTCTGACCGGCCTGACCAGAGTGCGGCGCTTCCAGCAGGATGACGCCCACATTTTCTGCACAATGGACCAG ATCGAGACGGAGATGAAGGGCTGTCTGGACTTCCTCCGCTGTGTTTACGATGTATTCGGCTTTTCCTTCCAGCTTCACCTTTCCACTCGTCCAGAAAAGTACTTGGGTGATATCGCTGTGTGGAACCAGGCAGAGAAG CAACTGGAGAACAGCCTGAATGAGTTTGGGGAGCCATGGAAACTAAACCCCGGAGACGGTGCATTTTATGGACCCAAG ATTGACATTAAGATCAAAGATGCAATTGGACGTTACCACCAGTGTGCAACCATTCAGCTGGACTTCCAGCTGCCTATCCGCTTCAACCTGACCTTCGTGGG GAAGGATGGGGATGACAGAGCCCGACCAGTTATCATCCATCGTGCCATCCTGGGCTCAGTGGAGAGGATGATTGCCATTCTCACCGAGAACTACGCAGGGAAATG GCCTCTGTGGCTGTCTCCACGTCAGGTGATGTTAGTGCCTGTCAACCCGTCCTGCGAGGATTACGCCAAGAGG GTGTGTAAGCATTTTACAGAAGCTGGTTTCATGGCAGAGGCTGACCTGGACTCTAGTTGTCTTCTAAACAAGAAAATCCGAAATGCACAGTTGGCCCAATATAACTTCATTCTTG TGGtcggagagaaggagaagatgacTAACAATGTCAATGTGCGCACGAGGGACAACAAAGTCCACGGAGAGCTGTCGGTGGCTGAGGTGCTGGCTCGCCTGACCATGCTCAAACAATCCCGCTGTCGAAACGCAGAGGAAGAGTTCTGA
- the ulk3 gene encoding serine/threonine-protein kinase ULK3 isoform X2: MASGSSFAPPKLADFILTERLGSGTYATVYKAYRKWDAENIYLILEWCSGGDLSRFIRSHRILTQSVARRFLQQIACALQFLHERNISHLDLKPQNILLSGSALKLADFGFAQYMSPWDEQSVLRGSPLYMAPEMVCRRQYDSRVDLWSVGVILYEALFGRAPFASRSYSELEEKIRSNQPVELPPGARVSKDCRDLLLRLLERNPDVRITFAEFFTHPFVDLEHMPSAESIVKAKELVLQAVQKDQVGERSAALSLYCAALEHFVPAIHYETDRQRKDAIRQKVSQYVSRAEELKALVASENRLSFEEARTSRDVLREMSRGSPRLLAALEMASTAISKEEMDEHEALDVYQQCLGELLLVLAAEPQGRRRELLHGEIKSLMSRAEYLKKHFKMQETQRDVTLDRESLADSVRSSCCLQ, from the exons ATGGCCTCGGGCTCAAGCTTTGCTCCTCCAAAACTGGCAGACTTCATCCTCACAGAGCGGCTGGGCAGTGGTACCTATGCTACAGTCTATAAAGCCTACAGGAAG TGGGATGCTGAGAACATTTATTTGATCCTGGAGTGGTGCTCTGGTGGAGATCTCTCCCGCTTCATCCGCAGTCACAGGATTTTAACCCAGAGCGTGGCTCGACGCTTCCTGCAGCAGATAG CCTGCGCTCTCCAGTTTCTCCATGAACGAAACATTTCCCACCTGGACTTGAAACCTCAGAATATTCTGCTGAGCGGCTCAGCCCTCAAACTAGCAG ATTTTGGCTTTGCCCAGTACATGTCACCCTGGGATGAGCAGAGTGTCCTGAGAGGTTCTCCCCTGTACATGGCCCCTGAGATGGTGTGCCGACGCCAGTATGACTCCAGGGTGGATCTCTGGTCAGTTGGAGTCATTCTCTATG AGGCGCTGTTTGGACGAGCACCATTCGCATCAAGGTCTTATTCTGAGTTAGAGGAGAAGATCCGGAGTAACCAGCCCGTTGAG CTCCCTCCTGGGGCCAGGGTATCCAAGGACTGCAGGGACCTTCTGCTGCGACTGCTGGAGAGAAATCCAGATGTCCGGATCACCTTTGCAGAGTTCTTCACCCACCCCTTTGTGGATTTGGAGCACATGCCCAGTGCAGAGAGTATCGTGAAGGCG aaAGAGTTGGTTCTGCAGGCCGTTCAAAAGGACCAGGTGGGGGAGAggtctgctgctctgtctctgtACTGCGCTGCCCTCGAGCACTTTGTCCCCGCTATTCACT ACGAGACGGATCGACAACGTAAAGATGCCATCAGGCAGAAG GTTAGCCAGTATGTGTccagagctgaggagctgaaagCCCTGGTGGCCTCAGAAAACAGGCTGAGCTTTGAGGAGGCCCGAACCTCCAGGGATGTCCTCCGAG AGATGTCTCGAGGATCCCCACGGCTGCTGGCTGCTTTGGAGATGGCCTCTACTGCCATTTCTAAG GAAGAGATGGATGAACACGAGGCTCTGGATGTTTACCAGCAATGCTTAGGAGAACTACTGTTGGTGCTAGCAG CTGAGCCCCAGGGCCGAAGGAGAGAGCTGCTCCACGGTGAG ATTAAAAGTCTTATGAGCAGAGCTGAATACCTCAAAAAACACTTCAAG aTGCAGGAGACTCAGAGGGACGTCACTCTGGATCGAGAATCTCTCGCTGATTCCGTCAGAAGCT CCTGTTGTTTGCAGTGA
- the ulk3 gene encoding serine/threonine-protein kinase ULK3 isoform X1, protein MASGSSFAPPKLADFILTERLGSGTYATVYKAYRKGDSREVVAVKVIGKKTLNKASTENLLTEIEILKTVRHPHIVQFKDFQWDAENIYLILEWCSGGDLSRFIRSHRILTQSVARRFLQQIACALQFLHERNISHLDLKPQNILLSGSALKLADFGFAQYMSPWDEQSVLRGSPLYMAPEMVCRRQYDSRVDLWSVGVILYEALFGRAPFASRSYSELEEKIRSNQPVELPPGARVSKDCRDLLLRLLERNPDVRITFAEFFTHPFVDLEHMPSAESIVKAKELVLQAVQKDQVGERSAALSLYCAALEHFVPAIHYETDRQRKDAIRQKVSQYVSRAEELKALVASENRLSFEEARTSRDVLREMSRGSPRLLAALEMASTAISKEEMDEHEALDVYQQCLGELLLVLAAEPQGRRRELLHGEIKSLMSRAEYLKKHFKMQETQRDVTLDRESLADSVRSSCCLQ, encoded by the exons ATGGCCTCGGGCTCAAGCTTTGCTCCTCCAAAACTGGCAGACTTCATCCTCACAGAGCGGCTGGGCAGTGGTACCTATGCTACAGTCTATAAAGCCTACAGGAAG GGCGACAGTCGAGAGGTTGTGGCAGTGAAGGTAATTGGGAAAAAGACGCTAAACAAGGCATCTACAGAAAACTTGCTGACAGAGATTGAAATCCTCAAGACTGTGCGTCACCCTCATATAGTTCAGTTTAAAGACTTTCAG TGGGATGCTGAGAACATTTATTTGATCCTGGAGTGGTGCTCTGGTGGAGATCTCTCCCGCTTCATCCGCAGTCACAGGATTTTAACCCAGAGCGTGGCTCGACGCTTCCTGCAGCAGATAG CCTGCGCTCTCCAGTTTCTCCATGAACGAAACATTTCCCACCTGGACTTGAAACCTCAGAATATTCTGCTGAGCGGCTCAGCCCTCAAACTAGCAG ATTTTGGCTTTGCCCAGTACATGTCACCCTGGGATGAGCAGAGTGTCCTGAGAGGTTCTCCCCTGTACATGGCCCCTGAGATGGTGTGCCGACGCCAGTATGACTCCAGGGTGGATCTCTGGTCAGTTGGAGTCATTCTCTATG AGGCGCTGTTTGGACGAGCACCATTCGCATCAAGGTCTTATTCTGAGTTAGAGGAGAAGATCCGGAGTAACCAGCCCGTTGAG CTCCCTCCTGGGGCCAGGGTATCCAAGGACTGCAGGGACCTTCTGCTGCGACTGCTGGAGAGAAATCCAGATGTCCGGATCACCTTTGCAGAGTTCTTCACCCACCCCTTTGTGGATTTGGAGCACATGCCCAGTGCAGAGAGTATCGTGAAGGCG aaAGAGTTGGTTCTGCAGGCCGTTCAAAAGGACCAGGTGGGGGAGAggtctgctgctctgtctctgtACTGCGCTGCCCTCGAGCACTTTGTCCCCGCTATTCACT ACGAGACGGATCGACAACGTAAAGATGCCATCAGGCAGAAG GTTAGCCAGTATGTGTccagagctgaggagctgaaagCCCTGGTGGCCTCAGAAAACAGGCTGAGCTTTGAGGAGGCCCGAACCTCCAGGGATGTCCTCCGAG AGATGTCTCGAGGATCCCCACGGCTGCTGGCTGCTTTGGAGATGGCCTCTACTGCCATTTCTAAG GAAGAGATGGATGAACACGAGGCTCTGGATGTTTACCAGCAATGCTTAGGAGAACTACTGTTGGTGCTAGCAG CTGAGCCCCAGGGCCGAAGGAGAGAGCTGCTCCACGGTGAG ATTAAAAGTCTTATGAGCAGAGCTGAATACCTCAAAAAACACTTCAAG aTGCAGGAGACTCAGAGGGACGTCACTCTGGATCGAGAATCTCTCGCTGATTCCGTCAGAAGCT CCTGTTGTTTGCAGTGA